The following are encoded together in the Astyanax mexicanus isolate ESR-SI-001 chromosome 8, AstMex3_surface, whole genome shotgun sequence genome:
- the acin1b gene encoding apoptotic chromatin condensation inducer 1b isoform X1, whose amino-acid sequence MAELEDVTLDGKPLHSLRVADLKAALEQRGLAKSGQKTALIKRLKGALMLENLQRTSTPHSGLQPNSQIGEEMSQNSFIKQYLAKQQELLRQRMEREAREAAEADDTDSPTGPDEDDHSEANDDSFLPEKHHIVASRPPLSRAEEDEGGDRGGGLPQDPGLPGARRLDVGSAAVAQEPTDASSGRIWRPSFSQEDVATPSPPRAVASLSVRVIGQPERQGLVVHRPQEREGTAPVEAGPAHSMPQLSQSARMQEESDEDEDEDDDDSDEDDEWGPSSQRRRNIRAPPVHNLSASTAQRSRRKLQPPQHIPPPPQPAHHSPLQLRQPTPPPSPPPELSFPLPDTPKQSPPDQDEPAAPGEGAAAGLHDSSSPPSLQRQESTSSSRSSSPEPPSQRRPGPLSLLVRKMESEGVFDKGQKKEDEEDGDGAVKMTEQKDAKAEDQKTGQQKTEGGLGGPADDHATSGPVFSSGQQDSAQEELPQESEPAASVVPTAEYSDLEPKTVTEEKKKEEGRPEKHEKGKKEREELREEREKDIEKEPEKKKDSIHSSSKCQSEVSPNQGSSRFRHVSPTTSPPAVTKRPRMFSEVPPPECLLSPSKPEQVSVLVSGPQHADVDVAMETEESAAPESTPEKVNDQEKKLQAETDKPASPQAGKAVADTGKAPSVLPLSPPSEEGEAERVKEKPRRREKNTERHSSSSSSSHSSSSESDSESSSSSSSGSSSRDKSIPPSKKKDEVGRTSKPVETEKETKKSYRDVKQAAVAEPTGPVAMELEERPESQSALAQPAPQGAPETAESRPDESTTTKAFAARKISLTSTKPEGASLTETESGGAASRKRRWGSSTAVTAKKPSISITTESLKSLIPDIKPLQEAVVELHPDEGRFSGDEDSSQQADREEDQGLKIRRTVTQIVPSEGQENGQKEKEDDEDEEEEEVEERKQTEAEKEKPHRNQRRESVSEAAMETQEGEPKKVTPNDSVVRRSISQQKVSVTIDDPVRTGRQLSPPRGKISNVIHVCNLVRPFTLGQLKELLNRTGTVLEEGFWIDKIKSHCYVTYSSKEEAVATREALHGVKWPSSNPKVLRVDFCEQDELDFHKGLLPGDDPRVQGPGPVPRPAAPPPLMPPARERERERERERDSGPPVVRDQWAEREREMERRERTRSEREWDRDKVRDFGREDREAGRRSRSRDRDRRRKERGKSKERKAEKKDKPEEPPAKLLDDLFRKTKAAPCIYWLPLTEEQAAQRNLERAERMKEREKRRKELQEEEDKKREEDRKERARAREREGGNAGSGAGSSSRPADGERDKDRERERERERGREKEAEKRRDGNRGRPSDSKPVGGSRRSRSRSNPSRDRRR is encoded by the exons ATACAGACAGCCCTACAGGCCCTGATGAGGATGATCATTCGGAGGCCAATGATGATTCCTTCCTGCCAGAAAAG CATCACATTGTAGCATCACGCCCCCCTCTGTCCCGAGCAGAAGAGGATGAGGGAGGGGATCGTGGAGGAGGGTTACCGCAGGATCCAGGTTTACCTGGAGCTCGTAGGCTGGATGTGGGCTCAGCAGCAGTAGCCCAGGAACCCACTGATGCCTCCAGTGGAAGGATCTGGCGGCCCTCCTTCTCACAAGAAGACGTTGCCACTCCCTCTCCTCCACGAGCAGTTGCCTCTCTTTCAGTCCGTGTGATTGGTCAGCCAGAGCGGCAGGGACTCGTTGTGCACAGACCACAAGAAAGAGAAGGGACTGCCCCTGTTGAAGCAGGTCCTGCCCATTCAATGCCACAGCTAAGTCAGTCTGCTCGAATGCAGGAGGAGAGTGACgaagatgaagacgaagatgatgatgacagtgatgaagatgatgagtgGGGCCCTTCGTCTCAAAGAAGAAGGAATATCCGTGCTCCCCCTGTGCACAATCTTTCAGCATCAACTGCACAACGCTCCAGACGCAAGCTTCAGCCCCCTCAGCACATCCCTCCTCCACCACAGCCTGCACACCATTCTCCCCTGCAACTTCGTCAGCCAACACCACCACCGTCTCCACCCCCCGAACTCTCCTTTCCCCTGCCAGACACCCCAAAGCAAAGCCCCCCAGACCAGGATGAACCAGCAGCTCCAGGAGAAGGTGCTGCAGCTGGATTGCATGACTCTTCTTCTCCTCCATCTCTGCAGAGGCAAGAGTCCACCTCCAGCTCCAGATCCAGCAGCCCAGAGCCGCCATCTCAGCGCAGACCTGGACCGCTCAGCCTTCTGGTGCGCAAGATGGAGTCTGAAGGAGTTTTTGACAAAGGGCAGAAAaaggaagatgaggaagatggaGATGGAGCAGTGAAGATGACTGAACAAAAGGATGCAAAGGCAGAAGATCAGAAAACAGGGCAACAGAAGACAGAAGGTGGGTTGGGTGGGCCTGCTGATGATCATGCCACTAGTGGTCCAGTGTTTTCGTCTGGTCAGCAGGATTCAGCACAAGAGGAGTTGCCCCAAGAGTCTGAACCAGCAGCTTCTGTGGTCCCTACCGCTGAATACAGTGATCTGGAGCCAAAGACTGTTAccgaggagaagaagaaggaggaaggaagacccgagaaacatgaaaaaggaaaaaaagaaagagaagaactgAGAGAGGAGAGGGAAAAAGACATCGAGAAGGAGCCAGAAAAGAAAAAGGACAGCATCCATTCTTCATCAAAATGCCAAAGTGAGGTATCCCCCAATCAAGGCTCCTCCCGCTTCCGCCATGTTTCGCCCACCACATCTCCACCTGCAGTTACTAAGCGACCACGGATGTTCTCTGAGGTTCCCCCACCTGAATGCCTCCTGTCCCCTTCAAAACCAGAACAGGTGTCTGTACTTGTATCCGGACCACAACATGCTGATGTAGATGTCGCCATGGAGACTGAGGAGTCTGCAGCGCCTGAGTCCACACCCGAGAAAGTGAATGACCAAGAAAAGAAGCTCCAGGCAGAAACAGACAAACCAGCATCTCCACAAGCAGGTAAAGCAGTAGCAGACACTGGAAAGGCTCCTTCTGTGCTTCCTTTATCTCCACCTTCAGAAGAAGGGGAAGCTGAGAGAGTCAAGGAAAAACcaagaaggagagaaaaaaacactgagcgacactcctcctcctcctcctccagtcaCTCTTCATCTTCTGAGTCCGACTCAGAATCCTCCTCCTCCAGTTCTTCAGGCTCTTCGTCACGGGACAAATCCATCCCACCCAGTAAAAAGAAG GACGAAGTGGGAAGAACATCAAAACCAGTTGAGACAGAAAAGGAGACAAAAAAATCTTACAG GGATGTGAAGCAGGCTGCTGTTGCTGAGCCCACAGGCCCTGTTGCTATGGAGCTTGAGGAACGCCCTGAGTCACAGAGCGCACTGGCTCAACCTGCCCCACAGGGGGCACCAGAGACTGCGGAGTCACGCCCTGATGAG AGCACCACTACAAAAGCGTTCGCAGCACGCAAGATTTCTCTTACTA gtaCTAAGCCAGAAGGAGCATCGCTGACTGAGACAGAGTCTGGTGGTGCAGCCAGTAGGAAGAGGAGGTGGGGCTCCAGCACAGCCGTCACTGCCAAGAAGCCGTCGATTAGCATCACTACCGAATCACTGAAG TCTCTGATTCCAGACATTAAGCCACTTCAGGAGGCTGTGGTGGAGCTGCATCCAGATGAAGGGCGTTTCTCTGGGGACGAGGACTCCAGCCAGCAGGCTGACCGTGAGGAAGACCAGGGGCTTAAGATTAGACGTACTGTAACACAG ATTGTTCCATCTGAAGGACAAGAGAATGGACAAAAGGAAaaggaagatgatgaagatgaggaagaggaggaggtggaggagcgCAAACAGACAGAAGCAGAGAAGGAAAAACCCCACAGGAATCAGAGGAGGGAGAGTGTGTCGGAAGCTGCAATGGAAACACAAGAAGGAGAACCCAAGAAAg TGACCCCTAATGATTCTGTGGTGCGGCGCTCTATCAGTCAGCAGAAAGTGTCCGTTACTATTGATGACCCTGTTCGCACAGGCCGGCAGCTCTCCCCTCCTCGTGGCAAAATTTCCAACGTTATTCACGTATGCAACCTG GTACGCCCCTTCACATTGGGCCAGCTGAAGGAGCTGCTGAATCGAACTGGTACCGTACTGGAGGAAGGCTTCTGGATAGACAAGATCAAATCCCACTGCTATGTCACT TACTCCAGTAAGGAGGAAGCTGTAGCAACTCGAGAGGCACTGCATGGGGTGAAGTGGCCATCTAGTAATCCCAAAGTGCTCAGGGTGGATTTCTGTGAACAGGACGAG ttggacTTCCATAAGGGTTTGCTGCCCGGAGATGACCCACGAGTCCAAGGACCAGGACCTGTACCACGTCCCGCTGCCCCTCCGCCTCTTATGCCTCCAGCACGGGAGCGAGAGAGGGAACGGGAGAGAGAGCGTGATAGTGGTCCACCGGTAGTGAGGGACCAGTGGGctgagagagagcgcgagatGGAGCGCAGAGAGAGAACGCGCTCAGAGCGGGAGTGGGACAGAGACAAGGTCCGAGATTTTGGCAGAGAAGATCGAGAAGCAGGCAGGAGGTCACGATCACGTGACCGGGACAGGCGACgcaaagagagagggaagagcaAAGAGAGGAAAGCGGAGAAAAAAG ATAAACCAGAGGAGCCTCCTGCCAAACTACTGGATGACCTGTTTCGCAAAACCAAAGCTGCTCCGTGTATATACTGGCTACCACTCACTGAAGAACAG GCAGCTCAAAGGAATCTGGAGCGAGCAGAGAGGATGAAGGAGCGAGAGAAGAGGAGGAAAGAGCTACAGGAGGAAGAGGATAAGAAGCGTGAAGAAGACAGGAAGGAGAGGGCCCGCGCccgtgagagagagggagggaacgCAGGGAGCGGGGCAGGAAGCTCTAGTCGGCCAGCTGATGGAGAGCgggacaaagacagagagagagagagggagcgggagaggggtagagagaaagaggcagagaaaaGGAGAGACGGCAATAGAGGCAGACCCAGTGACTCCAAGCCTGTCGGGGGCAGCAGGCGCTCACGGAGCCGCAGCAACCCCTCGAGGGACAGGCGGCGTTGA
- the acin1b gene encoding apoptotic chromatin condensation inducer 1b isoform X2, protein MLENLQRTSTPHSGLQPNSQIGEEMSQNSFIKQYLAKQQELLRQRMEREAREAAEADDTDSPTGPDEDDHSEANDDSFLPEKHHIVASRPPLSRAEEDEGGDRGGGLPQDPGLPGARRLDVGSAAVAQEPTDASSGRIWRPSFSQEDVATPSPPRAVASLSVRVIGQPERQGLVVHRPQEREGTAPVEAGPAHSMPQLSQSARMQEESDEDEDEDDDDSDEDDEWGPSSQRRRNIRAPPVHNLSASTAQRSRRKLQPPQHIPPPPQPAHHSPLQLRQPTPPPSPPPELSFPLPDTPKQSPPDQDEPAAPGEGAAAGLHDSSSPPSLQRQESTSSSRSSSPEPPSQRRPGPLSLLVRKMESEGVFDKGQKKEDEEDGDGAVKMTEQKDAKAEDQKTGQQKTEGGLGGPADDHATSGPVFSSGQQDSAQEELPQESEPAASVVPTAEYSDLEPKTVTEEKKKEEGRPEKHEKGKKEREELREEREKDIEKEPEKKKDSIHSSSKCQSEVSPNQGSSRFRHVSPTTSPPAVTKRPRMFSEVPPPECLLSPSKPEQVSVLVSGPQHADVDVAMETEESAAPESTPEKVNDQEKKLQAETDKPASPQAGKAVADTGKAPSVLPLSPPSEEGEAERVKEKPRRREKNTERHSSSSSSSHSSSSESDSESSSSSSSGSSSRDKSIPPSKKKDEVGRTSKPVETEKETKKSYRDVKQAAVAEPTGPVAMELEERPESQSALAQPAPQGAPETAESRPDESTTTKAFAARKISLTSTKPEGASLTETESGGAASRKRRWGSSTAVTAKKPSISITTESLKSLIPDIKPLQEAVVELHPDEGRFSGDEDSSQQADREEDQGLKIRRTVTQIVPSEGQENGQKEKEDDEDEEEEEVEERKQTEAEKEKPHRNQRRESVSEAAMETQEGEPKKVTPNDSVVRRSISQQKVSVTIDDPVRTGRQLSPPRGKISNVIHVCNLVRPFTLGQLKELLNRTGTVLEEGFWIDKIKSHCYVTYSSKEEAVATREALHGVKWPSSNPKVLRVDFCEQDELDFHKGLLPGDDPRVQGPGPVPRPAAPPPLMPPARERERERERERDSGPPVVRDQWAEREREMERRERTRSEREWDRDKVRDFGREDREAGRRSRSRDRDRRRKERGKSKERKAEKKDKPEEPPAKLLDDLFRKTKAAPCIYWLPLTEEQAAQRNLERAERMKEREKRRKELQEEEDKKREEDRKERARAREREGGNAGSGAGSSSRPADGERDKDRERERERERGREKEAEKRRDGNRGRPSDSKPVGGSRRSRSRSNPSRDRRR, encoded by the exons ATACAGACAGCCCTACAGGCCCTGATGAGGATGATCATTCGGAGGCCAATGATGATTCCTTCCTGCCAGAAAAG CATCACATTGTAGCATCACGCCCCCCTCTGTCCCGAGCAGAAGAGGATGAGGGAGGGGATCGTGGAGGAGGGTTACCGCAGGATCCAGGTTTACCTGGAGCTCGTAGGCTGGATGTGGGCTCAGCAGCAGTAGCCCAGGAACCCACTGATGCCTCCAGTGGAAGGATCTGGCGGCCCTCCTTCTCACAAGAAGACGTTGCCACTCCCTCTCCTCCACGAGCAGTTGCCTCTCTTTCAGTCCGTGTGATTGGTCAGCCAGAGCGGCAGGGACTCGTTGTGCACAGACCACAAGAAAGAGAAGGGACTGCCCCTGTTGAAGCAGGTCCTGCCCATTCAATGCCACAGCTAAGTCAGTCTGCTCGAATGCAGGAGGAGAGTGACgaagatgaagacgaagatgatgatgacagtgatgaagatgatgagtgGGGCCCTTCGTCTCAAAGAAGAAGGAATATCCGTGCTCCCCCTGTGCACAATCTTTCAGCATCAACTGCACAACGCTCCAGACGCAAGCTTCAGCCCCCTCAGCACATCCCTCCTCCACCACAGCCTGCACACCATTCTCCCCTGCAACTTCGTCAGCCAACACCACCACCGTCTCCACCCCCCGAACTCTCCTTTCCCCTGCCAGACACCCCAAAGCAAAGCCCCCCAGACCAGGATGAACCAGCAGCTCCAGGAGAAGGTGCTGCAGCTGGATTGCATGACTCTTCTTCTCCTCCATCTCTGCAGAGGCAAGAGTCCACCTCCAGCTCCAGATCCAGCAGCCCAGAGCCGCCATCTCAGCGCAGACCTGGACCGCTCAGCCTTCTGGTGCGCAAGATGGAGTCTGAAGGAGTTTTTGACAAAGGGCAGAAAaaggaagatgaggaagatggaGATGGAGCAGTGAAGATGACTGAACAAAAGGATGCAAAGGCAGAAGATCAGAAAACAGGGCAACAGAAGACAGAAGGTGGGTTGGGTGGGCCTGCTGATGATCATGCCACTAGTGGTCCAGTGTTTTCGTCTGGTCAGCAGGATTCAGCACAAGAGGAGTTGCCCCAAGAGTCTGAACCAGCAGCTTCTGTGGTCCCTACCGCTGAATACAGTGATCTGGAGCCAAAGACTGTTAccgaggagaagaagaaggaggaaggaagacccgagaaacatgaaaaaggaaaaaaagaaagagaagaactgAGAGAGGAGAGGGAAAAAGACATCGAGAAGGAGCCAGAAAAGAAAAAGGACAGCATCCATTCTTCATCAAAATGCCAAAGTGAGGTATCCCCCAATCAAGGCTCCTCCCGCTTCCGCCATGTTTCGCCCACCACATCTCCACCTGCAGTTACTAAGCGACCACGGATGTTCTCTGAGGTTCCCCCACCTGAATGCCTCCTGTCCCCTTCAAAACCAGAACAGGTGTCTGTACTTGTATCCGGACCACAACATGCTGATGTAGATGTCGCCATGGAGACTGAGGAGTCTGCAGCGCCTGAGTCCACACCCGAGAAAGTGAATGACCAAGAAAAGAAGCTCCAGGCAGAAACAGACAAACCAGCATCTCCACAAGCAGGTAAAGCAGTAGCAGACACTGGAAAGGCTCCTTCTGTGCTTCCTTTATCTCCACCTTCAGAAGAAGGGGAAGCTGAGAGAGTCAAGGAAAAACcaagaaggagagaaaaaaacactgagcgacactcctcctcctcctcctccagtcaCTCTTCATCTTCTGAGTCCGACTCAGAATCCTCCTCCTCCAGTTCTTCAGGCTCTTCGTCACGGGACAAATCCATCCCACCCAGTAAAAAGAAG GACGAAGTGGGAAGAACATCAAAACCAGTTGAGACAGAAAAGGAGACAAAAAAATCTTACAG GGATGTGAAGCAGGCTGCTGTTGCTGAGCCCACAGGCCCTGTTGCTATGGAGCTTGAGGAACGCCCTGAGTCACAGAGCGCACTGGCTCAACCTGCCCCACAGGGGGCACCAGAGACTGCGGAGTCACGCCCTGATGAG AGCACCACTACAAAAGCGTTCGCAGCACGCAAGATTTCTCTTACTA gtaCTAAGCCAGAAGGAGCATCGCTGACTGAGACAGAGTCTGGTGGTGCAGCCAGTAGGAAGAGGAGGTGGGGCTCCAGCACAGCCGTCACTGCCAAGAAGCCGTCGATTAGCATCACTACCGAATCACTGAAG TCTCTGATTCCAGACATTAAGCCACTTCAGGAGGCTGTGGTGGAGCTGCATCCAGATGAAGGGCGTTTCTCTGGGGACGAGGACTCCAGCCAGCAGGCTGACCGTGAGGAAGACCAGGGGCTTAAGATTAGACGTACTGTAACACAG ATTGTTCCATCTGAAGGACAAGAGAATGGACAAAAGGAAaaggaagatgatgaagatgaggaagaggaggaggtggaggagcgCAAACAGACAGAAGCAGAGAAGGAAAAACCCCACAGGAATCAGAGGAGGGAGAGTGTGTCGGAAGCTGCAATGGAAACACAAGAAGGAGAACCCAAGAAAg TGACCCCTAATGATTCTGTGGTGCGGCGCTCTATCAGTCAGCAGAAAGTGTCCGTTACTATTGATGACCCTGTTCGCACAGGCCGGCAGCTCTCCCCTCCTCGTGGCAAAATTTCCAACGTTATTCACGTATGCAACCTG GTACGCCCCTTCACATTGGGCCAGCTGAAGGAGCTGCTGAATCGAACTGGTACCGTACTGGAGGAAGGCTTCTGGATAGACAAGATCAAATCCCACTGCTATGTCACT TACTCCAGTAAGGAGGAAGCTGTAGCAACTCGAGAGGCACTGCATGGGGTGAAGTGGCCATCTAGTAATCCCAAAGTGCTCAGGGTGGATTTCTGTGAACAGGACGAG ttggacTTCCATAAGGGTTTGCTGCCCGGAGATGACCCACGAGTCCAAGGACCAGGACCTGTACCACGTCCCGCTGCCCCTCCGCCTCTTATGCCTCCAGCACGGGAGCGAGAGAGGGAACGGGAGAGAGAGCGTGATAGTGGTCCACCGGTAGTGAGGGACCAGTGGGctgagagagagcgcgagatGGAGCGCAGAGAGAGAACGCGCTCAGAGCGGGAGTGGGACAGAGACAAGGTCCGAGATTTTGGCAGAGAAGATCGAGAAGCAGGCAGGAGGTCACGATCACGTGACCGGGACAGGCGACgcaaagagagagggaagagcaAAGAGAGGAAAGCGGAGAAAAAAG ATAAACCAGAGGAGCCTCCTGCCAAACTACTGGATGACCTGTTTCGCAAAACCAAAGCTGCTCCGTGTATATACTGGCTACCACTCACTGAAGAACAG GCAGCTCAAAGGAATCTGGAGCGAGCAGAGAGGATGAAGGAGCGAGAGAAGAGGAGGAAAGAGCTACAGGAGGAAGAGGATAAGAAGCGTGAAGAAGACAGGAAGGAGAGGGCCCGCGCccgtgagagagagggagggaacgCAGGGAGCGGGGCAGGAAGCTCTAGTCGGCCAGCTGATGGAGAGCgggacaaagacagagagagagagagggagcgggagaggggtagagagaaagaggcagagaaaaGGAGAGACGGCAATAGAGGCAGACCCAGTGACTCCAAGCCTGTCGGGGGCAGCAGGCGCTCACGGAGCCGCAGCAACCCCTCGAGGGACAGGCGGCGTTGA
- the ajuba gene encoding LIM domain-containing protein ajuba, with amino-acid sequence MERIGTKLKQKFKLPDSGSVKFNKKKNDLANTNNNSNSITASTGAPVVAHLSPSNNLPPPSPAAFSSVEACGSTLSGRPSKVVNSQRVAPCVASVASTPVPEESGPSVAPVRRRSPQQRASCYLPESSEVRRGELPQGEHPDPQGAYSPNSRAALNQRRYSLELQQLVRRQQLLSQPPLSSMPPPYPTHGPVARSGSAEPSFIPEPERHKRLSLQEALFYKRWSSGGEPWDSGRPASLSHPPQRTHDTPGGGYIFPPGPTLSPCSSFSLQESVLASPRSSFASSTASGGGGGGSGSPMGSPCSSNRTSGISLGYDTRHTTPGPAAQQLQFSSTQLGGITSGPVYPASGLGKAGVPPMEVWTDYLERGFQDGRHSYPPAVSVPATAGHRAEPEWWSGTEQRGERVGERMRHSDLPGTHYQQELTRLLLRDMALEGAELQGGLTLKEQPVSTSAPPSASGVLAGKPQQEEHPAVREPPPTALDRQEFFGTCVKCGKGVYGADNACQALDSLYHTRCFTCVSCGRTLRNKDFYNVSGSVYCKEDYMFSGFQAAAEKCSVCGHLILEQILQALGNSYHPGCFRCTVCSKTLDGVPFTVDYLNNVYCVSDYNRTFAPKCAACLQPILPTEGSEEILRVVSMNKDYHFECYHCEECGKQLSDKPGSQCFPLDSHLLCHSCHMSRVCATHSLPPHNKH; translated from the exons ATGGAGCGGATTGGCACTAAGTTGAAGCAGAAATTTAAGCTGCCTGACTCTGGTAGTGTCaagtttaataaaaagaaaaatgaccTTGCCAACACCAATAACAACAGCAACAGCATCACTGCCAGTACTGGAGCACCAGTTGTGGCTCACCTGAGCCCATCAAACAACCTGCCGCCCCCTAGTCCAGCTGCATTCAGCTCGGTGGAGGCATGTGGGTCCACCCTAAGCGGAAGGCCTAGCAAGGTGGTCAACTCCCAAAGAGTGGCGCCTTGTGTTGCCTCAGTTGCTTCGACTCCAGTGCCTGAGGAATCGGGGCCTTCGGTCGCTCCTGTGCGGCGCCGGTCGCCACAGCAACGAGCATCCTGTTATCTACCTGAGTCTTCTGAGGTTAGACGTGGAGAGTTGCCCCAAGGTGAGCACCCTGACCCTCAAGGTGCGTACAGTCCGAATTCTCGGGCCGCCCTGAACCAGCGACGCTATTCGCTTGAGCTCCAGCAACTGGTTCGAAGGCAGCAGCTCCTCTCTCAACCTCCACTCTCTTCCATGCCTCCTCCTTATCCCACCCATGGCCCAGTGGCCCGCTCAGGCTCTGCGGAACCCAGCTTCATTCCTGAGCCAGAGCGCCACAAGCGCCTATCGTTGCAGGAGGCCTTGTTCTACAAGCGCTGGAGCTCTGGAGGAGAGCCCTGGGATAGTGGCAGGCCAGCCTCACTGTCTCACCCTCCACAGAGGACCCATGACACCCCAGGGGGTGGCTACATCTTCCCTCCAGGCCCTACACTGAGTCCTTGCTCATCCTTCAGCCTGCAGGAGTCTGTGTTGGCCAGCCCGCGCTCCAGCTTTGCCAGCAGCACGGccagtggaggtggaggaggcggCAGCGGAAGCCCAATGGGAAGCCCTTGCAGCAGCAACCGGACCAGTGGCATCAGCTTAGGCTACGATACCCGGCACACCACACCTGGTCCTGCTGCCCAACAGCTGCAGTTTTCCTCCACACAACTAGGGGGCATCACTTCTGGACCAGTGTATCCAGCCTCTGGATTAGGGAAAGCTGGAGTGCCCCCAATGGAGGTGTGGACTGACTATCTGGAGAGAGGCTTTCAAGATGGGCGCCACTCATACCCACCGGCGGTTAGTGTCCCAGCAACAGCAGGTCACAGGGCAGAGCCGGAGTGGTGGAGTGGCACTGAGCAAAGGGGGGAAAGAGTGGGCGAGCGGATGCGCCATTCAGATCTGCCAGGCACTCACTACCAGCAGGAGCTGACCAGGCTACTGCTGAGGGACATGGCACTGGAGGGAGCAGAGCTTCAAGGAGGTCTGACCCTGAAGGAGCAGCCTGTGTCCACTTCCGCACCTCCTTCAGCTTCTGGTGTGCTGGCAGGGAAACCCCAGCAAGAGGAGCACCCAGCAGTGAGGGAGCCACCACCAACAGCATTGGATCGCCAGGAGTTCTTTG gaACATGTGTAAAGTGTGGCAAAGGAGTATATGGTGCGGATAATGCTTGCCAGGCTCTGGACAGTCTTTATCATACACGCTGTTTCACCTGTGTGTCCTGTG gtcgcACACTTAGAAACAAAGATTTCTACAATGTCAGTGGATCGGTGTACTGTAAGGAGGACTACATG TTTTCAGGCTTCCAGGCAGCTGCTGAGAAATGTAGTGTGTGTGGTCATCTGATCCTGGAGCAG attctGCAGGCCTTGGGGAACTCGTATCATCCAGGCTGTTTCCGTTGTACTGTCTGCTCGAAGACCCTGGATGGTGTGCCTTTCACAGTGGACTACCTCAATAATGTCTACTGCGTCTCAGACTACAACAG GACATTTGCTCCTAAATGTGCTGCCTGTTTACAACCCATTTTACCTACTGAG GGCAGTGAGGAGATTCTCAGGGTGGTGTCCATGAACAAAGACTATCACTTTGAGTGCTATCACTGTGAG GAGTGCGGGAAGCAGCTGTCTGATAAGCCCGGCTCCCAGTGCTTCCCTCTGGACTCCCACCTCCTCTGCCACTCCTGCCACATGAGCAGAGTGTGTGCCACCCACAGCCTCCCCCCGCACAACAAACACTGA